Proteins found in one Canis aureus isolate CA01 chromosome 19, VMU_Caureus_v.1.0, whole genome shotgun sequence genomic segment:
- the ACP5 gene encoding tartrate-resistant acid phosphatase type 5, which produces MDTRTVLLILQALLMLPLADGANPGANPGANPVLRFVAVGDWGGVPNAPFYTAREMANAKEIARTVQILGTDFILSLGDNFYFSGVQDANDKRFRETFEDVFSASSLRNVPWYVLAGNHDHLGNVSAQIAYSRISKRWNFPSPYYRLRFKVPRSNVSVAIFMLDTVTLCGNSDDFLSQQPERPRDLGLARTQLSWLKKQLAAAKEDYVLVAGHYPVWSIAEHGPTHCLVKQLMPLLATYKVTAYLCGHDHNLQYLQDENGVGYVLSGAGNFMDPSKKHLRKVPNGYLRFHYGAEDSLGGFAYVEISPKEMSVTYIEASGKSLFKTRLPRRARRQQPRVHHAKA; this is translated from the exons aTGGACACACGGACTGTGTTGCTTATCCTACAAGCCTTGCTGATGCTCCCCCTGGCTGACGGAGCCAACCCGGGAGCCAACCCGGGAGCCAATCCCGTCCTGCGCTTTGTGGCTGTGGGTGACTGGGGAGGAGTCCCCAATGCCCCGTTCTACACAGCCCGGGAAATGGCCAATGCCAAGGAGATTGCCAGGACTGTGCAGATCCTTGGCACAGACTTCATCCTGTCCCTGGGGGACAATTTCTACTTCTCTGGTGTGCAGGATGCCAACGACAAGAGGTTTCGG GAGACCTTCGAGGATGTGTTCTCTGCATCTTCCCTCCGCAACGTGCCCTGGTACGTGCTGGCTGGCAACCACGACCACCTGGGGAACGTCTCAGCGCAGATAGCCTACTCCAGGATCTCTAAGCGATG GAACTTCCCCAGCCCCTACTACCGGCTACGCTTCAAAGTCCCACGGTCCAACGTGTCTGTGGCCATCTTCATGCTAGACACAGTGACGCTGTGTGGCAACTCGGATGACTTCCTCAGCCAGCAGCCCGAGAGGCCCCGTGACCTGGGGCTGGCGCGCACACAGCTGTCCTGGCTCAAGAAGCAGCTGGCGGCGGCCAAGGAGGACTACGTGCTGGTGGCCGGCCACTACCCCGTGTGGTCCATCGCCGAGCACGGGCCCACCCACTGCCTAGTCAAGCAACTGATGCCCCTGCTGGCCACGTACAAGGTCACCGCCTACCTGTGTGGCCATGACCACAACCTGCAG TACCTTCAGGATGAGAATGGTGTGGGCTACGTGCTGAGCGGGGCTGGAAACTTCATGGACCCTTCGAAAAAGCATCTGCGCAAGGTCCCCAACGGCTACCTGCGCTTCCATTATGGGGCCGAGGACTCGCTGGGCGGCTTTGCCTACGTGGAGATCAGCCCCAAAGAGATGAGCGTCACTTATATTGAAGCCTCGGGCAAGTCCCTCTTCAAGACCAGACTGCCAAGGCGAGCCAGGCGGCAGCAACCACGAGTGCACCACGCTAAGGCCTGA